A window of the Streptomyces sp. JB150 genome harbors these coding sequences:
- a CDS encoding SWIM zinc finger family protein gives MSETPQDRYTDPTGAEREPQKDTGAGQVRAERPGDAARRALRAARAAHEAEEARRSSESPQTRAPRPGDAARAALRRAVGTRRSAGEPLDDETSGTDAPAHTTDTGAPDVPNTPGSTATSAAGNTTDSAREESAADAASPRPSGPETPRPADVARDALRAARREQERERARAAAAREAARASRADAGTRPSRPAPSPGAAATREMAAFLANAFRLPAGTDDRAATDDTAPPREEEPAQPAQSAASAQSSSGEDTPEAGARPTASALPAASPGPTASVRPPASGSPMASAGPTAPVRPPASAHPPASPHPLAAAHPPAASPRPTDSRPLASPHRDSDLRRTFPAFPARPSGDGARFAETWWGNAWITALEEGALDANRLARGRGYAQQGHVDAITVTPGLVLAYVHGSRPRPYRVQIRLRTLDDADWERFLDAAADRPGHIAALLDKEMPHALAEGDVPLLPGPGDLEPRCSCPDRGHPCKHAAALCYQTARLLDADPFVLLLLRGRGERELLDALSRLNATRAARAARERDPAPLPGVRATDALAPRPLPPLPPPLPVPAHPEQPPAYPAAPGGPDPLALDQLATDAAARAHTLLTTGRDPVAELTLWQDAVRLAAARPGAGLTAATRGLYASLAAAAGRTPAELTRAVAAWRQGGPDGLAALEEPWDPPAGRFDRARPLLLAADLPAFRPWRNRLTHPRGHIQLRLGRDGLWYAYESEPGADDWWPRGTPDPDPVGALTGLGAPADP, from the coding sequence ATGAGCGAGACACCACAGGACCGGTACACCGATCCGACGGGCGCCGAACGGGAACCCCAGAAGGACACCGGGGCCGGTCAGGTACGCGCCGAGCGCCCCGGAGACGCGGCCCGCCGCGCCCTGCGGGCCGCGCGGGCGGCACACGAGGCGGAAGAGGCGCGCCGCTCCTCGGAGTCCCCGCAGACCCGTGCCCCTCGTCCGGGTGACGCCGCACGCGCGGCACTGCGCCGGGCGGTCGGGACTCGGCGCAGTGCGGGGGAGCCGTTGGACGACGAGACGTCGGGGACCGACGCGCCGGCGCACACCACGGACACGGGCGCTCCCGACGTGCCCAACACTCCCGGCTCCACGGCCACGTCCGCCGCCGGAAACACCACGGACTCCGCGCGCGAGGAGAGTGCGGCGGACGCCGCGTCCCCCCGCCCGAGCGGGCCGGAGACACCCCGCCCCGCCGACGTGGCCCGTGACGCGCTGCGCGCCGCCCGCCGGGAGCAGGAGCGGGAACGCGCACGCGCGGCGGCCGCACGTGAGGCCGCCCGCGCGTCCCGCGCGGACGCGGGCACCCGGCCGAGCCGTCCGGCACCCTCTCCGGGAGCCGCGGCGACGAGGGAGATGGCGGCCTTCCTGGCGAACGCCTTCAGGTTGCCGGCGGGCACGGACGACCGGGCGGCGACGGACGACACCGCCCCGCCGCGGGAGGAGGAGCCCGCCCAGCCTGCTCAGTCCGCTGCGTCCGCTCAGTCCTCGTCGGGCGAGGACACACCGGAGGCCGGCGCCCGCCCCACGGCGTCCGCACTCCCTGCGGCCTCGCCGGGCCCCACGGCCTCCGTGCGCCCTCCTGCCTCCGGGAGCCCCATGGCCTCCGCGGGCCCCACGGCCCCCGTGCGCCCTCCGGCGTCCGCACACCCTCCGGCCTCGCCCCACCCCCTGGCCGCCGCACACCCCCCGGCCGCCTCCCCCCGCCCCACCGACTCCCGCCCCTTGGCCTCCCCACACCGCGACAGCGACCTGCGCCGCACCTTCCCCGCCTTCCCGGCACGCCCCTCCGGGGACGGCGCCCGGTTCGCGGAGACCTGGTGGGGCAACGCGTGGATCACCGCGCTGGAGGAGGGCGCGCTGGACGCCAACCGACTCGCGCGCGGCCGGGGTTACGCCCAGCAGGGGCACGTCGACGCCATCACGGTGACGCCCGGCCTGGTCCTCGCCTACGTCCACGGCAGCCGCCCCCGGCCGTACCGGGTGCAGATCCGGCTGCGCACCCTGGACGACGCCGACTGGGAGCGGTTCCTGGACGCCGCCGCGGACCGTCCCGGTCACATCGCCGCGCTGCTGGACAAGGAGATGCCGCACGCCCTCGCGGAGGGCGACGTCCCGCTGCTGCCCGGCCCCGGCGACCTGGAGCCCCGGTGCAGCTGCCCCGACCGCGGCCACCCCTGCAAGCACGCCGCCGCCCTGTGCTACCAGACCGCCCGGCTGCTCGACGCCGACCCCTTCGTCCTGCTCCTGCTGCGCGGCCGGGGCGAACGCGAACTGCTCGACGCGCTCTCCCGGCTGAACGCCACGCGCGCGGCCCGCGCCGCCCGGGAGCGCGACCCGGCGCCCCTGCCCGGCGTCCGCGCGACCGACGCCCTGGCCCCGCGCCCCCTGCCTCCGCTGCCCCCGCCGCTGCCGGTCCCCGCCCATCCCGAGCAGCCCCCGGCCTATCCGGCGGCGCCCGGCGGCCCCGACCCGCTCGCGCTGGACCAGCTCGCCACCGACGCCGCCGCCCGCGCCCACACCCTGCTCACCACGGGCCGGGACCCGGTCGCGGAGCTGACGCTGTGGCAGGACGCGGTACGGCTGGCCGCCGCCCGCCCCGGCGCCGGCCTGACCGCCGCCACCCGAGGCCTGTACGCGTCCCTCGCCGCCGCCGCGGGCCGCACCCCCGCCGAGCTGACGCGCGCGGTCGCGGCCTGGCGGCAGGGCGGCCCGGACGGTCTCGCCGCGCTGGAGGAACCCTGGGACCCGCCGGCCGGCCGCTTCGACCGCGCCCGCCCGCTGCTCCTCGCCGCCGACCTGCCCGCCTTCCGCCCCTGGCGCAACCGTCTCACCCACCCGCGCGGCCACATCCAGCTCCGCCTCGGCCGCGACGGCCTGTGGTACGCGTACGAGTCGGAACCGGGCGCGGACGACTGGTGGCCGAGAGGCACCCCGGACCCCGACCCGGTAGGCGCGCTCACCGGCCTGGGCGCCCCCGCCGACCCCTGA
- a CDS encoding nucleic acid/nucleotide deaminase domain-containing protein, which yields MPSETTPAPDPSARHFGVAGMRRFTAPDTYAAGIPEPTRELLARTGVPLRVGPYFTAAREDDALTLGGFAGRHGVTVPDDIAGAVRLGTDRLGQVCVGSDGAVRALFLGQFGMDDLYVSSGVDAFNRSLAALDRRMPVIAAAGSLPVAAAAFRELNAELRSVDPAAFAHRESWWPRVLDDVRHTLNFPFSAAFEYVDDGGRKQIATDATGPGRPHPEELVWDRLAAQGVRPEQVRRVYTELQPCMMPGHYCAVWLQRYFPHAEFTHSFDYGDTADSREEAMKDLIAHAARQPR from the coding sequence ATGCCGTCCGAGACCACCCCTGCGCCGGACCCGTCCGCGCGGCACTTCGGCGTGGCGGGCATGCGCCGCTTCACCGCCCCGGACACGTACGCCGCCGGGATCCCGGAGCCGACGCGGGAGCTCCTGGCCCGGACCGGTGTGCCGCTGCGCGTCGGCCCGTACTTCACCGCGGCCCGCGAGGACGACGCCCTGACGCTCGGCGGGTTCGCGGGCCGTCACGGCGTCACGGTCCCCGACGACATCGCCGGTGCGGTGCGCCTGGGCACCGACCGCCTGGGCCAGGTCTGCGTCGGTTCCGACGGAGCGGTACGGGCGCTGTTCCTCGGCCAGTTCGGCATGGACGACCTGTACGTCAGCTCCGGCGTGGACGCCTTCAACCGGTCGCTCGCCGCACTCGACCGCCGTATGCCGGTCATCGCGGCGGCCGGGAGCCTGCCGGTCGCCGCTGCCGCCTTCCGGGAGCTGAACGCCGAACTGCGGTCCGTGGACCCGGCCGCGTTCGCGCACCGGGAGAGCTGGTGGCCGCGCGTCCTGGACGACGTCCGCCACACCCTCAACTTCCCGTTCTCCGCCGCCTTCGAGTACGTCGACGACGGCGGGCGCAAGCAGATCGCCACCGACGCGACCGGCCCCGGCCGCCCCCACCCCGAGGAACTGGTCTGGGACCGGCTCGCCGCCCAGGGCGTCCGCCCCGAGCAGGTACGACGCGTGTACACGGAACTCCAGCCGTGCATGATGCCCGGCCACTACTGCGCCGTCTGGCTCCAGCGGTACTTCCCCCACGCCGAGTTCACCCACAGCTTCGACTACGGCGACACCGCCGACTCCCGTGAGGAGGCCATGAAGGACCTGATCGCCCACGCCGCGCGGCAGCCGCGGTGA
- a CDS encoding ATP-binding domain-containing protein, translating into MTALLTDAGALAEHLPHLSAQERSLLLRGPDDPWTDADVPLLDEAAGLVDGTPERTYGHVVVDEAQELTAVQWRMIVRRCPARAMTLVGDFAQAGPVTTARDWKEALSPHVGPRFRLHNLTVSYRTTQEILKSVRNLLARIAPEQVPTRSLRRGESPRTVTAPADGLVAAVDRELRAQSAAHPGELLGVICADGRVSELTAQGIAERARIVPASEARGLEFDGVVVIDPDEIVAARPGGERDLYVALTRATKRLCTVTVQAA; encoded by the coding sequence GTGACGGCGCTCCTGACGGACGCCGGCGCTCTCGCCGAGCACCTGCCCCACCTGTCCGCGCAGGAGCGGTCCCTTCTGCTGCGCGGACCGGACGACCCGTGGACCGATGCCGACGTGCCGCTGCTGGACGAGGCCGCGGGTCTGGTCGACGGCACTCCCGAGCGGACGTACGGGCATGTCGTCGTCGACGAGGCGCAGGAACTGACCGCCGTGCAGTGGCGGATGATCGTCCGTCGCTGCCCGGCCAGGGCGATGACGCTGGTGGGTGACTTCGCCCAGGCAGGCCCGGTCACGACCGCACGCGACTGGAAGGAAGCCCTGAGCCCTCATGTCGGACCGCGGTTCAGACTGCACAACCTGACCGTCAGCTACCGCACCACGCAGGAGATCCTAAAGAGCGTCCGGAACCTGCTCGCGAGGATCGCCCCGGAACAGGTGCCCACGCGGTCCCTGCGCCGCGGTGAGAGCCCCCGCACCGTGACCGCACCCGCGGACGGGCTGGTCGCCGCCGTCGACCGGGAACTGCGCGCCCAGAGCGCCGCGCACCCGGGCGAGCTGCTGGGCGTGATCTGCGCGGACGGCAGGGTGAGCGAGCTGACGGCGCAGGGCATCGCGGAGCGGGCGCGCATCGTGCCGGCGTCCGAAGCGCGCGGGCTGGAGTTCGACGGAGTCGTGGTCATCGACCCCGACGAGATCGTCGCGGCCCGACCCGGCGGTGAGAGGGACTTGTACGTGGCCCTGACCCGGGCCACCAAGCGCCTGTGCACCGTCACCGTCCAGGCGGCCTGA